Proteins from one Paraburkholderia sp. BL10I2N1 genomic window:
- a CDS encoding metalloregulator ArsR/SmtB family transcription factor yields MTPLTNDDRVVPLADLFRLLGDPTRLRIVLACVDGPRAVGAIAGSLGLSPSLVSHHLRLLRAARIVRAERQGKQVFYLAADRHISGMLAEMLEHVAEPVTEFSLDQE; encoded by the coding sequence ATGACACCTTTGACCAACGATGACCGTGTCGTGCCGCTCGCGGACCTGTTCCGGCTGCTGGGTGACCCGACGCGTCTGCGGATCGTCCTCGCCTGCGTCGACGGGCCGCGCGCCGTGGGGGCGATTGCCGGATCGCTTGGCCTGTCGCCTTCGCTCGTGAGCCATCACCTGCGGCTCTTGCGGGCGGCGCGCATTGTGCGGGCAGAGCGGCAGGGCAAGCAGGTGTTCTATCTTGCCGCCGACCGTCATATCAGCGGGATGCTGGCGGAGATGCTCGAACACGTGGCAGAGCCGGTCACCGAATTTTCCCTGGATCAAGAATGA
- a CDS encoding cation diffusion facilitator family transporter: MMKNRKGGQLAVEREDDHAPVWPGGVGACDEKGAYLGAHGRAQGHAGHGHDHADGHDAGCGHDHDHGHDQYDHHDHGNQARDAQSHAGHQHGHGHGHHHHHAPAAGHGRSFALAVALNVVIVVVQGIYGVLANSTALLADAGHNLSDVLGLLFAWGATWLATRRPSARYTFGFGSSSILASLANAGLLLFACGVIVAEAITRLFNPEPVGGLDVFIVATLGIVVNGFSAWLFMRGQKEDLNVRGAFLHMAADALISAAVAVSGLVILFTNWTWLDPVMSIVVVAVILYGTWGLARDSLRLALDAVPPGVDMQRIRDYLTSQPGVIDVHDLHVWALSTTGNALSVHLVMPDGHPGDVVVDGIVATLRARFAMHHATLQVDLGTSNHRCVLDHPPHGH; encoded by the coding sequence ATGATGAAAAACCGCAAGGGCGGCCAGCTTGCCGTGGAGCGTGAAGACGACCACGCGCCGGTATGGCCTGGCGGCGTCGGCGCCTGCGATGAAAAAGGCGCTTACCTGGGCGCACACGGTCGCGCGCAAGGGCACGCCGGGCATGGCCACGATCATGCGGATGGTCACGACGCAGGCTGCGGCCACGATCATGACCACGGCCATGACCAATACGACCATCACGATCACGGCAATCAGGCGCGGGACGCCCAAAGCCACGCCGGCCATCAGCATGGGCATGGCCACGGTCACCATCACCACCACGCCCCGGCGGCCGGACACGGCCGCTCATTCGCGCTGGCCGTCGCGCTGAACGTCGTGATCGTCGTTGTTCAGGGCATCTACGGCGTGCTCGCGAATTCCACGGCGCTGCTCGCGGACGCCGGCCACAATCTGTCGGACGTGCTCGGCCTGCTGTTTGCGTGGGGCGCGACGTGGCTCGCAACACGCCGGCCGTCGGCGCGCTATACCTTCGGGTTCGGCAGTTCGTCGATCCTCGCTTCGCTGGCCAACGCAGGGCTGCTGCTGTTCGCGTGCGGCGTGATCGTCGCGGAGGCGATCACGCGCTTGTTCAATCCGGAGCCGGTGGGGGGTCTCGACGTGTTCATCGTCGCGACGCTCGGAATTGTCGTGAACGGCTTTTCCGCGTGGCTTTTCATGCGTGGTCAGAAAGAAGATCTCAACGTTCGCGGGGCCTTCCTGCACATGGCTGCCGATGCGTTGATCTCGGCCGCGGTCGCCGTTAGCGGTCTGGTGATTCTCTTCACCAACTGGACATGGCTCGACCCGGTGATGAGCATCGTGGTGGTCGCGGTAATCCTGTATGGCACGTGGGGACTCGCGCGCGACTCGCTGCGGCTTGCGCTCGACGCCGTGCCGCCCGGTGTCGACATGCAGCGCATCCGCGACTACCTCACGTCCCAACCAGGCGTCATCGACGTGCATGACCTGCACGTGTGGGCGCTGTCGACCACCGGCAACGCGCTCAGCGTGCATCTCGTGATGCCGGACGGGCATCCGGGCGACGTGGTCGTCGACGGTATTGTCGCGACGCTGCGCGCGCGCTTCGCGATGCACCACGCGACGTTGCAGGTCGACCTCGGCACCTCGAACCATCGCTGCGTGCTCGACCATCCTCCGCACGGCCATTGA
- a CDS encoding FAD-dependent monooxygenase, protein MPAAFLDAPAVLIVGAGPTGLAAAMSLARAHIPVRLIDKALHPAPYSRAIGIQARTLELLEQHRIVEPFLELGHRARAANLYSNGQRRARLDFDPLQTRYPYLLFLDQSVTERLMTEHLATLGVTVERGVELAAFTQGSAGINATLQRADGRTETLHPSYLVAADGAHSAIRHRLGAAFDGKTFEQTFLLADVRAETDWPDDEFHIFASGDGLAALFPMGNERYRLIADHPAPQLVVAAAQSAAATPVSLPGATLSSATPSLDECRAIVGRRVQHPVALSGMTWAAYFHLNSRMVEQLRVDRVFLAGDAAHVHSPVGAQGMNTGIQEAFNLGWKIARVLSGGAPDRLLDTYHMERHPIERDVLRQTSFVMHLAEADHGPLKLLRERVMPVLAALGPLRDAARRTVSELSIQYRRSPLTLERVLDGGPRAGERAPDAWVHVLDGPLGRAPGIGCLFDLHDPAFFSLLVLVAPDALDEAATHDPVTARRAVRDADLKRFVEEVEQLLPGAVRVWRLTDVEGEGRPSLTDAYGRTRPAFYLVRPDGYIAARGRPASDLNGLLRHCESWFTKSTQPEREME, encoded by the coding sequence ATGCCCGCCGCTTTTCTCGACGCACCTGCGGTCCTCATCGTCGGCGCTGGTCCGACCGGACTCGCTGCGGCGATGAGCCTCGCACGCGCGCATATTCCGGTACGTCTGATCGACAAGGCGTTGCATCCTGCACCGTACTCGCGCGCGATTGGCATCCAGGCGCGCACGCTCGAACTGCTCGAACAACATCGCATCGTCGAGCCGTTTCTCGAACTCGGGCATCGGGCGCGTGCGGCCAATCTCTACTCGAACGGACAGCGGCGCGCGCGGCTCGATTTCGATCCGCTGCAGACGCGTTATCCGTATCTGCTGTTTCTCGATCAGTCGGTCACGGAACGCCTGATGACGGAGCATCTCGCGACTCTCGGTGTGACGGTCGAGCGCGGCGTCGAACTGGCCGCGTTCACGCAGGGGTCGGCGGGCATCAATGCGACACTTCAGCGCGCCGACGGTCGCACGGAGACGTTGCATCCATCGTATCTGGTCGCCGCCGACGGCGCGCACAGTGCGATCCGTCACCGGCTCGGCGCAGCCTTCGACGGCAAGACATTCGAGCAGACGTTCCTGCTCGCGGACGTACGGGCGGAGACCGACTGGCCCGACGATGAGTTTCATATCTTCGCGTCCGGCGACGGGCTTGCAGCGCTGTTCCCGATGGGTAACGAGCGTTACCGGCTGATTGCGGATCACCCGGCACCGCAGCTTGTCGTCGCCGCAGCGCAGAGCGCTGCGGCGACGCCCGTCTCGTTGCCGGGCGCGACGCTCTCTTCAGCGACACCTTCGCTCGATGAATGCAGGGCGATTGTCGGGCGTCGCGTGCAGCATCCGGTCGCCCTGTCGGGCATGACGTGGGCAGCGTACTTTCATCTGAACAGCCGGATGGTCGAGCAGTTGCGCGTCGACCGTGTGTTTCTTGCCGGAGATGCCGCGCATGTCCACAGTCCAGTCGGCGCCCAGGGGATGAACACGGGCATTCAGGAAGCGTTCAATCTTGGCTGGAAGATCGCGCGGGTTCTCTCCGGCGGCGCGCCCGACCGGCTGCTCGACACCTATCACATGGAGCGTCATCCGATCGAACGCGATGTGCTGCGGCAGACGAGCTTCGTCATGCACCTCGCGGAAGCCGATCACGGGCCGCTCAAGCTGCTGCGCGAACGGGTGATGCCGGTGCTGGCCGCACTCGGGCCGTTGCGCGATGCCGCACGGCGCACGGTCAGTGAGCTGTCGATCCAGTATCGCCGCAGTCCGTTGACGCTCGAGCGCGTGCTCGATGGCGGTCCGCGCGCAGGCGAGCGGGCCCCCGATGCGTGGGTGCACGTGCTCGATGGACCGCTCGGCAGGGCGCCGGGCATCGGTTGTCTGTTCGATCTGCACGACCCGGCGTTCTTTTCGCTGCTGGTGCTGGTCGCGCCGGATGCGCTGGACGAAGCGGCCACGCACGACCCGGTCACGGCGCGCCGGGCCGTCCGCGATGCCGATCTGAAGCGGTTTGTCGAAGAGGTCGAGCAGCTCTTGCCGGGCGCGGTGCGTGTCTGGCGTCTGACCGACGTGGAGGGCGAGGGCCGTCCGTCACTGACCGATGCATACGGGCGCACACGTCCGGCCTTTTATCTCGTGCGGCCGGATGGCTATATCGCCGCGCGGGGCCGCCCCGCATCCGACCTGAACGGACTGCTGCGTCACTGCGAGTCATGGTTCACCAAAAGCACGCAGCCGGAGCGGGAGATGGAGTGA
- a CDS encoding formate dehydrogenase subunit delta, which translates to MDKDNLVDMANRIGDFFESMPDHEEALSGIADHIRRFWEPRMRRALLVALDTPGATQVEMSAIVREAVLKHRDELTPVAA; encoded by the coding sequence ATGGATAAAGACAATCTGGTCGACATGGCGAACCGGATCGGCGATTTCTTCGAATCGATGCCGGACCACGAAGAGGCGCTGAGCGGTATCGCCGACCACATTCGCCGTTTCTGGGAACCGCGCATGCGGCGCGCGTTGCTGGTGGCGCTCGATACACCCGGCGCGACTCAGGTGGAGATGTCCGCGATCGTCAGGGAAGCCGTGCTGAAGCACCGGGACGAACTGACACCCGTCGCGGCCTGA
- the fdhF gene encoding formate dehydrogenase subunit alpha: MSDVLNSKAGGCGSGNCACKSQAVQRAARDPYDETDYGTPLRHADVDVTLEIDGQAVTVPAGTSVMRAAAEVGVNVPKLCATDSLEPFGSCRLCLVEIEGRRGYPASCTTPVEAGMKVSTQTDRLQSLRRNVMELYISDHPLDCLTCPANGDCELQDMAGVTGLREVRYGFDGANHLKDKKDESNPYFTYDPSKCIVCNRCVRACEETQGTFALTIAGRGFESRVAASENVPFMESECVSCGACVAACPTATLQEKSVVMLGQPEHSVVTTCAYCGVGCSFKAEMKGNQVIRMVPYKNGGANEGHACVKGRFAWGYATHKDRITKPMIRAKITDPWREVSWEEALNYAASEFRRIQARYGRDSIGGITSSRCTNEETYLVQKLVRAAFGNNNVDTCARVCHSPTGYGLKTTLGESAGTQTFASVDKADVIVVMGANPTDGHPVFGSRLKRRVREGAKLIVIDPRVIDIVNSPHVKAVHHLQLRPGTNVAIVNALAHVIVTEGLLDEAFIAERCESRAFEQWRAFVALPENAPEATADVTGVPAQTVREAARIYATGGNAAIYYGLGVTEHAQGSTTVMGIANLAMATGNIGREGVGVNPLRGQNNVQGSCDMGSFPHELPGYRHISDTTTRTLFEDAWHVTLQPEPGLRIPNMFEAALDGSFKGLYCQGEDIVQSDPNTHHVSAALSSMECIVVQDIFLNETAKYAHVLLPGSSFLEKDGTFTNAERRISRVRKVMPPVPGYADWEVTVLLARALGYEMDYAHPSEIMDEIARLTPTFHGVSYRKLDQLGSIQWPCNENAPDGTPTMHIDTFVRGKGKFVITKFVASPEKVTRKFPLLLTTGRILSQYNVGAQTRRTENSRWHDEDRLEVHPHDAEERGIKTGDWVGIESRAGQTVLRAKVTERMQPGVVYTTFHFPESGANVITTDSSDWATNCPEYKVTAVQVMPVAQPSEWQQNYSRFNAEQLDLLKRRETANEAANATAGK; this comes from the coding sequence ATGTCTGATGTTCTCAACTCCAAAGCTGGCGGCTGCGGCTCCGGCAACTGTGCGTGCAAGTCGCAGGCTGTGCAGCGGGCCGCGCGTGATCCTTATGACGAGACCGACTATGGCACACCGCTGCGTCACGCCGACGTCGATGTAACGCTCGAGATCGACGGCCAGGCGGTCACGGTGCCGGCCGGCACGTCGGTGATGCGCGCCGCGGCCGAAGTCGGCGTCAACGTGCCGAAGCTGTGCGCCACCGATTCGCTCGAACCGTTCGGCTCGTGCCGCCTGTGTCTCGTCGAGATCGAAGGCCGGCGCGGCTATCCTGCCTCATGCACGACACCGGTCGAAGCCGGCATGAAGGTCAGCACGCAGACCGACCGCCTGCAGTCGCTGCGCCGTAACGTGATGGAGCTCTACATCTCCGATCACCCGCTCGACTGCCTGACCTGCCCCGCCAACGGCGACTGCGAACTGCAGGACATGGCGGGCGTCACGGGCCTGCGCGAGGTGCGCTACGGCTTTGACGGCGCGAACCATCTGAAGGACAAAAAGGACGAGTCGAACCCGTACTTCACGTACGACCCGTCGAAGTGCATCGTCTGCAACCGCTGCGTGCGCGCGTGCGAAGAAACGCAGGGCACATTCGCACTGACGATCGCAGGCCGCGGCTTCGAATCGCGCGTCGCTGCCAGCGAAAACGTGCCGTTCATGGAATCGGAATGCGTCTCGTGCGGCGCCTGCGTCGCAGCCTGCCCGACCGCGACCTTGCAGGAAAAGAGCGTCGTGATGCTCGGCCAGCCTGAACATTCGGTCGTGACGACATGCGCGTATTGCGGCGTCGGCTGCTCGTTCAAGGCCGAGATGAAGGGCAACCAGGTGATCCGCATGGTGCCGTACAAGAACGGCGGCGCGAATGAAGGCCACGCGTGCGTCAAAGGCCGCTTCGCCTGGGGCTATGCGACGCACAAGGACCGCATCACGAAGCCGATGATCCGCGCGAAGATCACCGATCCGTGGCGCGAAGTCAGCTGGGAGGAAGCACTCAATTACGCCGCGTCGGAATTCCGCCGTATTCAGGCCAGATACGGTCGCGACTCGATCGGCGGCATCACCTCGTCGCGCTGCACGAATGAGGAAACCTACCTCGTGCAGAAGCTCGTACGTGCCGCGTTCGGCAACAACAACGTCGACACCTGCGCACGCGTCTGCCATTCGCCGACCGGCTACGGGCTCAAGACGACGCTCGGTGAGTCGGCCGGCACGCAGACGTTCGCGTCGGTGGACAAGGCCGATGTGATCGTCGTGATGGGCGCCAATCCGACCGATGGCCACCCGGTGTTCGGCTCGCGTCTGAAGCGCCGCGTGCGGGAAGGCGCGAAGCTGATCGTCATCGATCCGCGTGTGATCGATATCGTCAACTCGCCGCACGTGAAGGCGGTTCATCATCTGCAACTGCGTCCGGGCACGAACGTCGCGATCGTCAATGCGCTTGCGCATGTGATCGTCACCGAAGGCCTGCTCGACGAAGCGTTCATTGCCGAACGCTGCGAATCGCGTGCGTTCGAGCAGTGGCGCGCGTTCGTGGCGCTGCCGGAAAACGCGCCGGAAGCGACCGCCGATGTGACCGGCGTGCCTGCGCAAACCGTGCGCGAAGCCGCCCGCATCTATGCAACGGGTGGCAACGCAGCGATCTACTATGGCCTCGGCGTCACCGAGCACGCACAGGGCTCGACCACCGTGATGGGCATCGCGAATCTTGCGATGGCAACGGGCAACATCGGTCGCGAAGGCGTCGGCGTGAACCCGCTGCGCGGCCAGAACAACGTGCAGGGCTCGTGCGACATGGGCTCGTTCCCGCACGAACTGCCGGGCTATCGCCATATCAGCGACACGACTACGCGCACGCTCTTCGAAGACGCCTGGCACGTCACGCTGCAGCCGGAACCCGGCCTGCGCATTCCGAACATGTTCGAAGCCGCGCTCGATGGCTCCTTCAAGGGCCTGTACTGCCAGGGCGAAGACATCGTGCAGTCGGACCCGAACACGCATCACGTGTCGGCCGCACTGTCGTCGATGGAATGCATCGTCGTGCAGGACATCTTCCTGAACGAGACCGCGAAATATGCGCATGTGCTGCTACCGGGTTCGTCCTTCCTCGAAAAGGACGGCACGTTCACCAATGCAGAGCGCCGCATCTCGCGTGTGCGCAAGGTGATGCCGCCGGTGCCGGGCTACGCGGACTGGGAAGTCACGGTGCTGCTCGCCCGCGCGCTCGGCTATGAGATGGACTACGCGCATCCGTCGGAAATCATGGACGAAATCGCGCGTCTCACTCCGACCTTCCATGGCGTCTCGTACCGCAAGCTCGACCAGCTGGGCAGCATCCAGTGGCCGTGCAACGAGAACGCGCCTGACGGCACGCCGACCATGCATATCGATACGTTCGTGCGCGGCAAGGGCAAGTTCGTCATCACGAAGTTCGTCGCTTCGCCGGAAAAGGTCACGCGCAAGTTCCCGCTGCTGCTGACCACGGGCCGCATCCTGTCGCAGTACAACGTCGGCGCGCAAACGCGCCGTACGGAAAACTCGCGCTGGCACGATGAGGACCGCCTCGAAGTGCATCCGCACGACGCGGAGGAACGCGGCATCAAGACGGGCGACTGGGTGGGCATCGAATCGCGGGCAGGCCAGACCGTACTGCGCGCGAAGGTGACGGAACGGATGCAGCCGGGCGTCGTGTACACGACGTTCCACTTCCCCGAATCCGGCGCGAACGTGATTACCACCGACAGCTCCGACTGGGCGACCAACTGTCCGGAGTACAAGGTTACGGCGGTCCAGGTGATGCCGGTCGCTCAGCCGTCGGAATGGCAACAGAACTATTCGCGCTTCAACGCAGAGCAGCTCGATCTGCTGAAACGGCGCGAGACGGCCAACGAAGCCGCCAACGCAACGGCTGGCAAGTGA
- a CDS encoding formate dehydrogenase beta subunit yields the protein MTRIYVPRDSSALALGADALADAIVSEAARRGIPIELVRNGTRGLLWLEPLVEVETAAGRIGYANVEGTDVAALFDAGFIEGKDHARSVGVVDEIPYLKKQQRLTFARIGITDPLSIDDYVAHGGIEGLKQALAIDGAAACDALIESGLRGRGGAAFPAGIKWRTVRAAQADQKYIVCNADEGDSGTFSDRLVMESDPFVLIEGMIIAGIVTGATVGHIYVRSEYPHSIATLEAAIQTARAAGWLGDSVLGSPHRFELFVAKGAGAYVCGEETALLESLEGKRGIVRAKPPLPALSGLFGKPTVINNVITLATVPIIFAKGAAFYKDFGMGRSRGTLPFQLAGNVKQGGLVELAFGVTLRELLYDFGGGTASGRPARAVQVGGPLGTYLPESQWDIPMDYEAYAAVGAVVGHGGLVVHDDTSNLAELAQYAMHFCALESCGKCTPCRIGSTRGVEVIGRIRNGDTSTKQVQLLRDLCDTMVSGSLCAMGGMTPFPVLSALDHFPEDFGLDTAPKAAAA from the coding sequence ATGACGCGCATCTACGTCCCTCGCGATTCTTCCGCGCTCGCGCTCGGCGCCGACGCCCTCGCTGACGCGATCGTCAGCGAAGCCGCCCGCCGCGGCATTCCAATCGAACTGGTTCGCAACGGCACGCGCGGCCTGCTCTGGCTCGAGCCGCTCGTCGAAGTCGAAACGGCCGCGGGCCGCATCGGCTACGCGAACGTCGAGGGCACGGATGTCGCAGCGCTCTTCGACGCGGGCTTTATCGAAGGTAAAGACCACGCACGCAGCGTCGGCGTGGTCGATGAAATTCCGTATCTGAAGAAGCAGCAGCGGCTGACATTTGCCCGCATCGGCATCACCGATCCGCTTTCGATCGACGACTACGTCGCTCATGGCGGCATCGAAGGCTTGAAGCAGGCTCTGGCCATCGACGGCGCCGCGGCCTGCGACGCGCTCATCGAATCCGGTCTGCGCGGTCGCGGCGGTGCGGCGTTCCCGGCAGGCATCAAATGGCGGACGGTGCGGGCGGCTCAGGCCGATCAGAAATACATCGTCTGCAACGCGGACGAAGGCGATTCGGGCACCTTCTCCGATCGTCTCGTCATGGAAAGCGATCCCTTCGTGCTGATCGAAGGGATGATCATCGCGGGGATTGTGACGGGCGCAACGGTCGGCCACATTTACGTGCGCAGCGAGTATCCGCACTCGATCGCAACGCTCGAAGCCGCCATCCAGACAGCGCGTGCTGCAGGCTGGCTGGGCGATAGCGTGCTCGGCTCGCCGCATCGCTTCGAACTGTTCGTCGCGAAAGGCGCGGGCGCCTACGTCTGCGGCGAGGAAACAGCGCTGCTCGAATCGCTCGAAGGCAAGCGCGGCATCGTGCGCGCGAAACCGCCGCTGCCGGCACTCTCCGGGCTCTTCGGCAAGCCGACGGTCATCAACAATGTCATTACGCTCGCGACCGTGCCGATCATCTTCGCGAAAGGCGCGGCGTTCTATAAGGACTTCGGCATGGGCCGCTCGCGCGGCACACTGCCGTTCCAGCTGGCCGGCAACGTGAAACAGGGTGGCCTGGTCGAACTCGCATTCGGTGTGACGCTGCGCGAACTGCTCTACGACTTCGGCGGCGGCACGGCAAGCGGCCGGCCGGCACGCGCGGTGCAGGTCGGTGGCCCGCTCGGCACGTATCTGCCCGAAAGCCAGTGGGACATTCCGATGGACTACGAGGCGTACGCCGCTGTCGGCGCAGTGGTGGGTCACGGCGGGCTCGTCGTGCACGACGATACGTCCAATCTCGCCGAACTTGCCCAGTATGCGATGCACTTCTGTGCGCTCGAATCGTGCGGCAAATGCACGCCGTGCCGGATCGGCTCGACGCGCGGCGTCGAGGTTATCGGCCGTATCCGCAACGGCGATACATCGACGAAGCAGGTGCAACTGCTGCGTGACCTGTGCGACACGATGGTGTCCGGTTCGCTCTGCGCAATGGGCGGCATGACGCCCTTCCCGGTGCTGTCCGCACTCGACCACTTCCCTGAAGACTTCGGTCTCGACACCGCGCCCAAAGCGGCAGCGGCCTGA
- a CDS encoding NAD(P)H-dependent oxidoreductase subunit E produces MDNTKVADPEQLVQRHARPGMSLLAILHAIQDEAGFVPPEVVAPLARASGLSRAEVHGVITYYHHFRTQPAARVTVQLCRAEACRSMGTEALAQHIEAHTGCRFDEPHGHADAVGLESVYCLGQCALSPAMMINDTLHAKVTPQKFDALLAAAMKRVEETA; encoded by the coding sequence TTGGACAATACAAAAGTCGCTGATCCGGAACAGCTCGTGCAGCGCCACGCGCGCCCGGGCATGTCGCTGCTAGCGATCCTTCACGCGATCCAGGACGAAGCCGGCTTCGTCCCACCGGAGGTCGTCGCCCCGCTCGCGCGGGCGAGCGGTCTGTCGCGGGCCGAAGTGCATGGCGTGATCACCTACTACCACCATTTCCGCACGCAGCCCGCTGCCCGCGTGACGGTCCAGCTATGTCGCGCAGAAGCGTGCCGCAGCATGGGCACGGAAGCGCTGGCGCAGCATATCGAAGCGCACACCGGTTGCCGCTTCGATGAACCTCACGGTCATGCTGACGCAGTCGGCCTCGAATCGGTGTATTGCCTGGGGCAGTGCGCGTTGTCGCCGGCAATGATGATCAACGACACGCTGCACGCGAAAGTCACGCCGCAAAAATTCGACGCGCTGCTCGCCGCAGCCATGAAACGCGTGGAGGAAACAGCATGA
- a CDS encoding substrate-binding domain-containing protein, whose product MIRIECQAQLVVRDVDGREASLTDVVPLLALVDESGSIAQAATLKGLSYRHAWGLLRAIEDRLGGALIAKERGRGSVLSELGQAVLRAQRLCGERLDGNMQALASEVASELNRWLVPPTDDLRIHASHGYAVAALVTELVARDIPVDIKYRDSAEAVTALARGECDLAGFHLPRGAFREACAHIYRRWLDPQHHVLIHLTRRKQGLFLAKGNPKRIAGLSDLSRGDIRFVNRQPGSGTRMLLDLALRRIGIDPDRVNGYASAELTHSAIAAFVASGMADVGFGVQPAAHHFGLDFIPVVDEDYYFACDRQALERAPLASVVASLRSDAFRAGVARLAGYDPLHCGEVVDLDHGLASMAE is encoded by the coding sequence ATGATCAGGATCGAATGCCAGGCGCAGCTGGTCGTGCGCGACGTGGACGGCCGGGAGGCCAGCCTGACGGATGTCGTGCCGCTGCTGGCGCTCGTCGACGAATCGGGCAGCATTGCGCAGGCCGCGACGCTTAAGGGTTTGTCCTACCGTCACGCATGGGGTTTGCTGCGCGCAATCGAGGATCGTCTCGGCGGCGCCTTGATCGCCAAGGAGCGCGGCCGCGGGTCGGTGCTGTCCGAACTCGGGCAGGCCGTGCTGCGCGCGCAGCGTCTGTGTGGCGAGCGGCTCGACGGCAACATGCAGGCCCTCGCGAGCGAAGTGGCGAGCGAACTGAACCGCTGGCTCGTGCCACCCACCGACGATCTGCGTATTCACGCGTCGCACGGCTATGCGGTCGCGGCACTCGTGACCGAGCTGGTGGCACGCGACATTCCCGTCGACATCAAATACCGCGATAGCGCCGAAGCCGTGACTGCGCTCGCACGGGGCGAGTGCGATCTCGCAGGCTTCCATTTGCCGCGAGGGGCCTTTCGCGAAGCCTGTGCGCACATCTATCGGCGCTGGCTCGATCCGCAGCATCACGTGCTCATCCACCTGACGCGCCGCAAACAGGGGCTCTTCCTCGCGAAGGGCAATCCGAAGCGGATCGCGGGTTTGAGCGACCTGTCGCGCGGCGACATCCGCTTCGTCAATCGACAGCCCGGGTCCGGCACGCGGATGTTGCTCGATCTCGCGTTGCGCCGCATCGGCATCGATCCGGACCGGGTGAACGGCTACGCGTCGGCGGAATTGACGCACTCCGCGATTGCCGCGTTCGTCGCCAGCGGGATGGCGGATGTGGGGTTCGGTGTCCAGCCGGCGGCGCATCACTTCGGGCTCGACTTCATTCCGGTGGTTGATGAAGACTATTACTTCGCGTGCGACCGCCAGGCGCTGGAGCGTGCGCCGCTAGCGTCGGTGGTCGCGTCGCTGCGCAGCGACGCGTTCCGTGCCGGCGTCGCGCGGCTCGCAGGATATGATCCGCTGCACTGCGGCGAAGTCGTCGATCTCGACCACGGTCTGGCAAGCATGGCGGAGTAA